AGACCCGCCCCGGACGGCCCGTCAGGAGCGGTGCAACCCCCGCGCGGACGAGCGCCTAGTCTCGTTCGATGTGAAGGTGACGGTTCTGGTCGGCGGCGTCGGTGGGGCACGCTTCCTGCTCGGCGTGCAGCGACTGCTCGGGCTGGGGCAGTACGCCCCTGACGACCCGACTGATCATGAACTGACCGCGGTGGTCAACGTCGGTGACGACACGTGGATGTTCGGGGTACGGATCTGCCCTGACCTCGACACGTGCATGTACACCCTCGGCGGTGGAATCGATCCCGAGCGCGGCTGGGGCCATCGCGACGAAACCTGGCATGCCAAAGAGGAACTCGCCGCGTACGGCGTCCAGCCCGACTGGTTCGGCCTCGGCGACCGCGACCTGGCCACCCACCTGGTGCGCAGCCAGATGCTGCGGGCGGGATATCCGCTCTCCCAGGTCACCGAAGCGCTGTGCGCCCGGTGGGCGCCCGGCGCCCGGCTGCTACCTGCCAGCGACGACCGCAGCGAGACCCACGTCGTCATCACCGACCCGGACAGCGGTGAACGCCGCGCCATCCACTTCCAGGAGTGGTGGGTGCGATACCGCGCGAAAGTCCCCACCCACAGCTTCGCCTTTGTCGGCGCCGAGAAGGCCACCGCCGCCCCCGGTGTCACCGACGCCATCGCCGACGCCGATGTCGTGCTGCTGGCGCCGTCCAACCCGGTGGTCAGCATCGGCTCGATCCTGGCGATCCCGGGCATCCGCGGCGCCCTCCGGTCGACCCGGGCCAAGATCATCGGCTACTCCCCCATCGTGGCCGGAAAACCATTGCGCGGCATGGCGGATGAGTGTCTGTCCGTGATCGGGGTCCCATCGACCTCGGAAGCCGTCGGACGCCACTACGGCGCCCGCACCGGCACCGGCATCCTCGACGGTTGGCTGATCCACGAGGGCGACAGCGCGCAGATCGACGGCGTGGCGGTCGACGCGGTGCCGCTGCTGATGACGGATCCGGCCGCCACCGCGGAGATGGTCCGCGCCGGGGTCCGGATGGCCGGAGTCGCGCTGTGACCGAACACGCTCCGTCCGAACACGGTGCGGCCGCCGCGATCGAACTCCTTCCGGTGCCCGGGCTGCCGGAGTTCCGGCCCGGCGACGATCTGGCCGCCGCGCTGGCGGCCGCCACGCCGTGGCTGCGCGACGGTGACGTCGTCGTGGTCACCAGCAAGGTCGTGTCGAAGTGCGAGGGCCGCATCGTCACCGCACCGGAAGATCCCGACGAACGGGATGCGTTGCGGCGCAAGCTCGTCGATGACGAAGCCGTGCGCATACTGGCCCGCAAGGGACGCACGCTGATCACCGAGAACGCCATCGGCCTCATCCAGGCGGCCGCCGGAGTCGACGGATCCAACGTCGACACAGGCGAACTGGCGCTGCTGCCGGTCGACCCCGACGGCAGCGCCGCACGCCTGCGGACCGGTCTCGCCGAGCGACTCGGCGTCACCGTCGGAGTCGTGATCACCGACACCATGGGCCGCGCGTGGCGCAACGGTCAGATCGACGCGGCGATCGGCGCCGCCGGCGTGAGCGTGCTGCACGGATACGCCGGCGCCCGCGACGCGCACGGTAATGAACTGCTGGTCACCGAAGTCGCCGTCGCAGACGAGATCGCCGCGGCAGCCGACCTGGTCAAGGGTAAGCTCACCGGCATCCCGGTGGCCGTCGTGCGCGGATTGTCGTTGGCGGACAACGGATCCACTGCGCGCGACCTGCTGCGCCCCGGTGAGGACGACCTGTTCTGGCTGGGCACCGCCGAGGCGATGGAAGCCGGGCGCCGGCAGGCGCAGCTGCTGCGCCGCTCGGTGCGCCGGTTCAGCGCCGATCCCCTCGCGCCCGAGTTGATCGAGGACGCCGTCGCCGAAGCGCTCACCGCCCCCGCCCCGCACCACACCCGTCCGGTCCGCTTCGTCTGGGTGACCGATCGCACGGTCCGCACGCGCCTGCTCGACCGGATGGCGGACCGCTGGCGTGCCGACCTGAGCGCCGACGGCCTGACTGACGAGGCCGTCGAACGCCGGCTCGCCCGAGGCCAGATCCTTTATGACGCAACAGAGCTCGTGATCCCGTTCCTGGTACCCGACGGCGTCCACGACTATCCGGACGCCGCGCGGACCGAGGCCGAACACACCATGTTCACCGTGGCCGTCGGCGCTGCCGTCCAGGCGCTTCTCGTCGCGCTGGCGGTGCGTGGGGTGGGCAGCTGCTGGGTCGGTTCGACGATCTTCGCCGCCGACACGGTGCGGGCGGAACTCGACCTGCCCGCCGACTGGGAACCGTTGGGCGCGGTCGCGGTCGGCTACCCCGCCGACCCCGAGGGGCCGCGCGATCCGGCTGACACCCAGGGTCTGCTGGTACGCCGGTGAGCCTGCACTCCTCGGCGGTCGACCTCCTGACCGACTGGGTCGCACCGGACCCGGCACAGGACTCGCTGCGCCATGCCGTGCTCGCGTTCCTGGCCGCCCGCCCCGACGGGTGTCTGCGCGCGTGCGTGCCCGGCCACGTCACCGCCTCCGCCCTGGTACTCGACCACACCGGCAGCCGCGCCGTGCTGACCCTGCATCCGCGCTTCGGCCGCTGGCTGCAGGTGGGGGGACACTGCGAACCCGACGACGCCGACGTCGTCGCCGCCGCACTTCGCGAGGCGAGCGAGGAATCCGGCATCGACGGCCTGGTCATCGATCCCCGCCTCGCCGCCGTCCACGTGCATCCGGTGACGTGCTCGCTGGGCGTGCCGACCCGCCACCTCGACCTGCAGTTCCTGGTGCACGCCCCCGAAGGCGCGCAGATCGCCCGCTCGGACGAATCGCTCGATCTGAAGTGGTGGCCGCTGGACGCGCTGCCCGCGGACACCGACTTCGGGCTCACTCAACTCGCCGCGGCTGCTCGCCGGGGCTGAGCGCGCCTCAGACGTCGGTCGAGTACCGGATGCCGCCGTCCGGGATCTTCACCCCGGGCCACACACGCGCACCGCGCAGCAGTTCGCAGCGCGCGCCGATGTCAGCGCCGTCACCGATGACGGCGTCACGGATGAGCGCCCGCGGACCGATGCGCGCGCCGAACCCGATGATGGACCGCTCGATCACCGCGCCGGCACCGACATCCGCACCGTCGAAGATGACCGCACCGTCGAGGCGTGCCCCGGCCTTGATCTCCGCGCCGCGCCCCACCACGGTGCCGCCGATCAGCAACGCACCCGGCGCCACCGACGCACCGTCGTGCACGAGGTGCTCGCCGCGGCGGCCGGGCAGTGCCGGCGACGGCGCGATCCCGCGCACCAGGTCCGACGAGCCGCGGACGAAGTCCTCGGGGGTGCCCATGTCACGCCAGTAGGTCGCGTCGACGTAACCGCACACCCGCAGCCCCGCTGACAGCAGCCCGGGGAACACCTCACGCTCGACCGAGACCGGCCGGCCGCGCGGGATACGGTCGATCACCTCACGCTTGAAGACGTAGCAGCCGGCGTTGATCTGGTCGGTCGGCGGATCCTGCGTCTTCTCCAGGAACGCGGTCACCACGCCCCCGTCGTCGGTCGGCACACAGCCGAAGGCCCGCGGATCCCCGACGCGCACCAGGTGCAGCGTCACGTCGGCGTTGCGGCTCTCGTGGCTGTCGAGCAGCGCACGGAGATCGCAGCCCGAGAGCACGTCGCCGTTGAACACCATCGCGGTGTCGTAGCGCAGTTTGTCGGAGACGTTGGCGATGGCACCGCCGGTGCCCATCGGTTCGTCCTCGAAGACGTAGTCGATCTGCAGGCCCAGCTTGGATCCGTCGCCGAACTCGGCCTCGAAGACGTCCGCCTTGTACGCCGTCCCGAGCACGACGTGCTCGATTCCCGCTTCCGCGATGCGGGAGAGCAGGTGGGTCAGAAACGCCAGGCCGGCGGTCGGCAACATCGGTTTCGGCGCCGATAGCGTCAGGGGGCGCAGCCGTGTGCCCTGTCCGCCCACCAGCACAACGGCGTCCACCTCAGCCGGATTCACCATGTCCTACCCCCCTTTGGCCTGCATACGACGAGCCTTGCGCACCACCAACCCGGCGCGCACGGCCAGTGCACCCCTCATCGCGGCCCGCAGTGGCGCCTGCCACGGGTGCGGATAGCGATCAGACAAGAAAGTGTAGGTGCTGCGGTGGTGCGCGGCCAGGTTGCGGGCGGGGTCGCGACCCGTCGAATGCCCCTTGTCGTGCAGGATCTCCGCCGACGGCACGTACACGTTGAGCCACCCGGCATTGCCGAGCCGATCACCGAGGTCAACGTCCTCCATGTACATGAAGTAGCGCTCGTCGAAACCACCGATCTGCGTGAACGCCGACCGGCGCAGCAGCAGGCAACTGCCCGACAGCCAGCCGACGGGGCGTTCGCTGGGCTCCGCGCGGTCCTGGCGGTAGGCCGCGGTCCATGGGTTCGACCGCCAGAACGGACCCACCACGGCGTGCATCCCGCCGCGGATCAGGCTGGGCAGGTGCCGCGCCGACGGATACACCGAACCGTCGGGATCGCGGATCAGCGGGCCCAGTGCACCGGCCCGCGGCCATCGCGCGGCGGCCTCCAACAGCAGGTCGATCGAACGCGGACCCCACTGGACGTCGGGGTTCGCGACGATGAGGAACTCCGGGTCGACGGTGTCCTTGTCGGGGTCTTGGGCGATCGCGGCGACCGCACGATTGACCGCGGTGCCGTAACCGAGGTTGCCACCGGTGCGGAGCAGCGTGGCGTCCGGATAGCGATCCACCGCCTGCTCCGGGGCGCCGTCGGTGGACCCGTTGTCCGCCATGACGACCGAGACCGGACGATCGGTGGCGTGGGCCAGCGTGGCCAGGAACCGGTCGAGGTGCGGCCCCGGTGAATACGTCACCGTGACGACGACCAACCCGTCACTCACCTGGCGACCACCGATTCACGCACACGGCGTAGAGGGTAGCGGCACGTCCCGCCCCCGCTGAATCGCCGCGACCAGCGCATCGCGCCACGGGCGCAGGGCGGTCAGGCCGCGTTCGGCCGAACCGGTGCCCGACAGCGCCGAGTACACCGGCCTGCGGGCGGGGCGCGGAAACCGGTCGCTGCCGACCGGACGCACCCGCTCCGGATCCGCGCCGAGCGTTTCGAAGACCGCGCGGGCCTGGTCGAACCGGCTGGCCTCTCCGCTGTTGGCGGCGTGCAGCACCGGACCGCGCACTCCGCCGTCGGCGATCTCGAGCAGCGCCCCGACGAGGTCGTGCGCGCTGGTCGGCGAACCGGTCTGATCGGCCACCACGTCGACGGTCTCGCCGCCGAGGGCCTTGCGGCGCATCGCGGCGACGAAGTCACCGCCGTCCGCGCCCTCGTACACCCACGCGGTGCGCACGACATACGCGTCCGGGAGCGCATCGAGCACCGCCTGTTCACCGGCGAGCTTGCTGCGTCCGTAGACGCTCAGCGGCGCGGGCACGTCGTCGATCTCGTAGGGGTGCGGTGGCGCCCCGCCGAAGTCGCCGCTGAAGACGTAGTCGGTGGAGATGTGGATCAGGCCGGCACCGGCCCGCGCGCAGACGGTCGCCAGATTGCCCGGTCCGACGGCGTTGACCGCATGCGCTCGCCCGGGGTCGGCCTCGGCGGCGTCCACGTCGGTGACGGCTGCGCAGTTGACGACCACGTCGCCGCCCGACACGTGACGCGCGACAGCGGAGAGGTCGGTGATGTCACAGTCGGCGGAGGAGAGCGCCAGCACATCGCGCTGCTGTCGGCCAGCCTGAGCAGCGAGGATGCGCCCCACCATGCCGCCGGCGCCGGTGATCACGAGTCGTTGCGGCATGCCTGTGAGTTTGACACGCGTGCTGGCGCGCCGACGATCGCTACCCCGTCTGCGCTGTCCTCGCCAGTAGCCTGGGCGGATGCCCGCTCGAGTCCTTCGCGCCGTCGCCGTGACGGTGACCCTTGCCGTCGTGCTCGGGACCGGAGTGGCCTGGAGCCGGATCCGGTCCTTTGAAGAAGGCATCAACCACATCAGCTCCCCGGCGCTCGGCGAAGGCGGCGAGGACGGCGCGATCGACATTCTCCTTGTGGGTTCCGACAGCCGTACCGACGCGCACGGCAACCCGCTGTCCCAAGAAGAACTGGCCACCCTGCGCGCCGGGGACGACGTGTCGACGAACACCGACACGATCATCTTGATCCGTGTGCCGAACAACGGGCAGTCGGCGACCGCGATCTCCATTCCGCGCGACTCCTACGTCCAAGCACCGGACCTGGGCAAGATGAAGATCAACGGTGTCTACGGGTCGGTGCACCTCGATAGGCTCAAGGAGCTCGTCGAGGAACAGGGCGTGGACCCGGCCGAGGCCGAACCGCTCGCGGTGGAGGACGGCCGCGAGGCGCTGATCAAGACGGTCGCGAACCTGACCGGCGTGACCGTGGACCACTACGCCGAGATCGGACTGTTGGGCTTCGCGCTGATCACCGACGCACTCGGCGGTGTCGACGTCTGCCTCAAAGAGCCTGTGTACGAACCGCTTTCGGGCGCCGACTTCCCCGCCGGCTGGCAGAAGCTCGACGGTCCGCAGGCGCTGAGCTTCGTGCGGCAGCGGCACAACCTGCCACGCGGCGACCTCGACCGGGTCACCCGCCAGCAGGCGGTGATGGCGTCGCTGGCCCACGAGGTGATCTCCGGCAAGACGCTGTCGAGTCCGGCGACACTGGGCCGCCTGGAGGCGGCCGTGCAGCGTTCGGTGGTCCTGTCGGACGGCTGGGACATCATGGATTTCGTCGACCAACTGCAGAAGCTCGCCGCCGGCAACGTGGCGTTCTCGACCATCCCGGTGGTGCGCGAGGACGGCTGGAGCGACGACGGTATGCAGAGCGTCGTGCGCGTCGAACCCGCCGCGGTCCAGGAGTGGGTGACGGGTCTGCTCGACGAACAGGACGAGGGCAAGACCGAGGAACTGGCGTACACGCCCGACAAGACCACCGTCGAGGTCGTCAACGCCACCGACGTCAACGGGCTGGCCGCGTCGGTGTCGGCGGTCCTGGCCCAGAAGGGGTTCACCCCCGGCCCGACCGGCAACTACGACAGCGGGCCCGTCGACTCGAGCCAGGTGCAGGCGGCGAAGGCCGACGACCTCGGGGCACAGGCGATTTCGCGAGATCTGGGCGGGCTCACCGTCGTCGAGGACGGCTCCGTGGCGCCGGGCACGGTGCGCGTGGTGCTCTCTGACGACTACACCGGACCCGGCTCGGGCCTCGACGGCACCGACCCGACGATGCTGACCGCCGACCCGGCCGCGGCGGGCGTCACGGATCCCTCGGCACCCCCGCCGCCACCGCAGATCATCACCGCCGGGTCCGACGATCCGGAGTGTGTGAGCTGACCGTCACCGCCGCCCTGCTCGGTCCTCTGCTCGACTCCGACCCCGCCGGGCCCAGCATCACCTACTACGACGACGCCACCGGAGAACGGATCGAGCTGTCCGCGGTCACGCTGGCCAATTGGGCGGCCAAGACCGGCAATCTCCTACGAGACGAACTCGGGGCAGGCCCCGGGAGCAGGGTCGCGGTGCTGTTGCCCGCGCACTGGCAGACCGCGGCGGTGTTGTTCGGGCTGTGGTGGATCGGGGCCGAAGCGCTCGTGGGCGGCGGAGCCGACAGCGACGGGGCCGACAGCGACGGGGCCGACAGCGACGGGGCCGACAGCGACAGGGCCGATATCGCGCTGTGTACCGCGCAGCGGATCGACGAGGCGGACGCCGCGGTGGGTACCGGCGAGATCGCGGTGCTGTCGCTCGACCCGTTCGGTAAGCCGGTCGCCGATCTGCCCGTCGGGCTCACCGACTACGCGACCGCGGTCCGCGTGCACGGCGACCAGATCGTCCCCGAACGCGGGCCCGGGCCGGCGCTCAACGGACGCTCGGTCGACGAGGTGGTCGCCGCGGCTGCGCGGGCCGCCACCGCGGCGGGCCTGCAGCCCAAGGACCGGGTGCTGTCCACCGCGGGCTGGGCGACGGCCGACGACGTGACCACCCACCTGCTCGCGGTCTACGCCGTCGGCGGTTCGTTGGTGCAGGTCGCGCATCCGGATCCGGCCGTACTCGAGCGGCGACGGACCATGGAGAAGGTCACCCGAACGCTGGAATGAGCCAGTACCGCGAGCAACAGCAACGGGCCGAAAGTTCACAGCCTTTTCCTAACCTGGTGAAACAGGATAGCCCCAGCTGAGTGGTAACTTCGACTGCGACACGGCGCGCGATGGCGCGGACGCCGTGAGAGCAGAGGTATTCGATGCACGGACCGGTCACCGCAGTGGTCACGATGGTGGCCCTCGGGCTCTGGCATCTGCACAACCGCCGTCACCCCGGCTGGCAGGTCAGCGCCGACGGCAGGTTCTTCGTCCTCTCCGGGTACCCCACCCTCGTGATCGCCATGTACTGGCTCACCGGCGCTCCGAGCAACACCGCCTGGGAGTGGGCGCTCGGCAACGCGTGGACCGTCGTGTCGATGGTGTCGTTCGTCTACGGGTTCAACGCGCTCAACGCGGTGCCGAGGTACCAGCAGTCGGTCTCTCGAGTGATCGAATCCATCCCCCGGCCGACCCAGACATCCCGGTCCCGGATCCACAAGATCTGACCGCCGCACGCCCGCATCGAAGACGAGCGGGTCGGTCAGAACCAGAACTCGGCAGGCAACTGGTCGGTCCGGCCGAGCATCCAGGAGATCGCCGCGGCGGACCGGTCCGCCGCGTGGCCGTCACCGAACGGATTGCCCTTCGACACCATTGCCGCACGCTCGCGGGGATCGTCGAGCAGACGGCACGCGTGGTCCAGCACTGCATCGCGATCGGTGCCGACGAGCACCGCACACCCGGCGTCGACGGCCTCCATCCGCTCGGTGACCTCCCGCAGGACGATCACCGGTACACCGAAGCTGGGCGCCTCCTCCTGGATACCGCCGGAGTCCGACAGCACGAGGGTGGACGCCGCGAGCGTCGCGACGAGGACCGGATAGGCCAGCGGTTCGGTCACCAGCACGCGCGGGTGTCCGGCGAGAGCGGCACGAACCTGTTGCGCCACGGCGGGATTCGGATGCGCGGGCAGCACCACCTCGACGTCCGAATACTTGTCGAGCAGCAGTGCGACGGCGTTGAGCACGCGGTCGAGCGGCTCACCCCATGACTCCCGCCGGTGGGCTGTCACCAGGAGCAGCCTGCTGCGGCCCGCGCGCGCCCGCTCGACGAATTCGGCCACCCGGGGATCGGTGACCCGTCCGCCGCGCGCGGCGATGTCGAGCACCGCGTCGATCACCGTGTTGCCGGTGACGACGATGTCGCTCGCCCGGGTGCCCTCCCGCTCGAGATTCGCGCGCGCGTCCGCGGTGGGCGCCAGGTGCAGTCGGCTGATCTGACCGACCAGCCTGCGGTTGCCCTCCTCCGGGAACGGCGCCGTCAGATCGTGTGACCGCAATCCCGCTTCCACATGCGCGATCGGCAGCTTCGCCCAGAACGCGACCATCGCCGCGGCCAGCACCGTCGTGGTATCGCCCTGGACCACAACGGCTTCGGGAGTCCGCTGCGCCCAGTGCCGTTCGAGCTGCATCGACAACGCGGCCATGAGTTCGGCCTGACTGCCGCTGCCGCGGTCGATGCTCAGCGTCACGTCCGGTTCGAGCCCGAACGCGCCGAGGGCCTGATGAACCATCGTCGGATGTTGCCCGCTGGCGACGAACACCGGCGTCATGCCGTGCGCTCGCAGGGCAGGCACCAGTGGCGCCAGCTTGATGGCCTCGGGACGGGTTCCTGCTACCAGGTGGACTTCGGTCACGTCGCCCACTATGCCTGATCCAGTGAAGTGTTGTAAATTCGCTTAGCAAAGTGCAGGCTGTTGCTTGCAGCCATTAGATCCGACAACCCGAAACGGCAGGAAACCACGGTGTTTGCGACCCTTTTGCTGGTGTTGTCAACTGTTTCGTACGCTACCGGGTTGTTTCTGCAAAGTATAGCCGCTCGCCGTAACCGCATCAGCAACACGATTAACCTGGGCGTGGTGGCACGCCTGGTCACTGACAGGTGCTACGCAGCGGGACTGGCGGCCCAAGTGGCCGGCTTCCTGCTCGCCTTCTACGCCCGGGAAACGCTGCCGGTGTACCTCGTGGCGGCCGCCGCCTGCGCTGCGGTCGGCGTCGCCGCGGTCATGGGCGCGGCCGTGCTGGGCTGGCGGGTCACCCGCGCGGAAGGCGTCGTGCTGGCGGTGCTTACCATCGCGTTGGTCCTGCTCGCCGGCGCCGCGGAACCGTCGCGGGTCACCACGGTGCCCCCGACGACGGGCTGGGTGCTCGCCGCGTTACTCGGCGCGTGTGTCGCCCTCGCGCCGATGGCCTGGCGTGCGCGCGGCGCGGTGCCCCTGGCGGGCCTGGCCGGCGCCGCGTTCGCGGTGCTCGCGGTGGCCAGTCGCCCACTGCCCTCCCTCGAGTGGACGGCCCTGCCGCTCAACCCGCTCGCCTGGCTGACGCTGGCGTCCGCCGCCGTCGGTCAGGTCTTCCTGGCCGCGGCACTGCAACGCGGATCGACGACATCGGCCGGCTCCGCGATGGACGCCGTGACCATGGTCGTCGCGTCCGCGGCCGGTATCGCGCTGGTCGGTGACCAGATCGCCGACGGCCGAACGGCTTGGCTGATCGCCGGCCTGATCCTCATCGTCGGCGGCGTGCTGGCCATGGCGCGCGTCGGCACGGTCGTCGCCGAGCAGGGCCGGCCCTCCGACACCGAATCGTCCGCACAACCGATCACACAGGGAAACGCCCGATGACCAATGCACTCCCCGTCGCCAGCGTGTCGTTCGACCTCGACAACGTCTGGTCGTTCCTCAAGACCCACGGCGATCCCGACTGGGCGACCCGACCAAGCTATCTATCCGCGGCGACACCGCGGATCGTCGACTTTCTCGGCGAATCCGGTTTGCAGTCCACGGTTTTCGTGATCGGCGCCGACGCGGACCGCGACGACGGTGCCGAGGCGGTGCGCGCGTTCGCCGCCGCAGGACACGAGATCGGCAATCATTCCTACGAACACGAACCGTGGCTGCAGCGGTACAGCGAGGACCAGCTCGCAGCGGAGATCGACCGCACCCACGCGGCGATAGTCGCCGCCGGCGCACCGGCGCCGACCGGGTTCCGCGGGCCCGGCTACAGCACCAGCGCGACGCTGGAGCGGCTGCTCGTCGAACGCGGTTACACCTACGACGCCAGCACCTTCCCGACCTGGATCGGCCCGCTGGCGCGCGCACACCATTTCCGCACCGCCGACCTGACCGCCGCGCAGCGTGAGGAACGCGCGAACCTGTTCGGCGGGGCGAGCCAGGCGTTGCTCCCCCTGCGGCCCCACCGGTCCGCGAGCGGGCTCGCCGAACTGCCGGTCACCACGATGCCGCTGTTGCGGATCCCGATCCACGGGTCCTATCTGCTGCAGCTGTACTCGATCTCGCCGAGGGTGGCGCGGATGTTCTTCGGCACCGCCGTCCGGCTGTGCCGGGTGCGCGGCGTCGGCATGACGATGCTGCTGCACCCCACCGATCTGCTCGACCGGCGCGACGCACCGGCACTGGACTTCTTCCCCGGAATGGCCGTACCGGCACGGGAGAAGTACGCGTTCATGCAGTGGGTGATGGCGACCATGCAGCGCCACTTCACCGTCCTCGGGACGCGCGACCACATCGTGCACGCCCTCGACACGGAGAGCCCCTATGCGTCCGTGGCGTGACGGCAGACGACCCCGGCAGATGTCCGTCGGGTCGGTCCTGGCCGTGCTCGTGACCGCAACGCTGGTGACCGCGCTGGCGGTCATCGGCGTCCAGGCGGCCCACAGCGCGCCACCGGACGAAACCGACTCGCTGCAGGCACAATTCGACCAGCTTCGGCCAGGGGACACCATCCGTCTCGACCGGCGCACCTACTTCCACCAGGGCGTCATCCGGATCACGGTGCCCGGCATCCGGGTCGACGGCAACGGGGCGACACTGGCCGCGACGGAAGCGGCGACATCAGCAGTGCAGATCACCGCCCCGGACGTGTCCTTCGCCGGCGTGACGCTGACCGCGCCCACCGACGGCCCCCGCCACACCGGCCTGGAGCAACACAAACTCGTCGTGGCTGGTGACGGAGTCTCGCTCACCGACGTCACCGTCGACGGGTCGGCCGCCGCGGGGGTGTTCGTCGCCGGCGCCAACGGCTTCCACCTCAGCCGCGTGACCGTTCGCGACACGCTCGCCGACGGCATCCACATGACCGACGGCGCCACCAACGGCACGGTCGACCACCCGAGAACCGAACGCACCGGCGACGACGGCGTGGCCGTCGTCTCCTACGGCACCGACAAACCATGCTCGGGCATCGCCATCACCGCACCGGTCGTCGAGGGAACCAGGTGGGGCCGGGGCATCTCCGTCGTCGGAGGCCGCGACGTCTCCGTCCGCGACATCACCGTGTCGCGCACCAGCGGCGCGGGGGTGTACATCGCGTCCGAGGGGGATCCCTACTTCACCGACTCCGTTGCCGGAGTGCGCGTCGCGGGCGGCACGATCACCGGGGCGAACACCGACCCCGCTGTGGTACACGGCGCGGTGCTGGTGTATTCGGGCCACGCCGGGCAGTCGGTCAGCGGGGTGTCGATCTCCGATCTGACGATCACCGCGACCACGCCGACTGCCCAGCGCAACGTCGCCGTCGTGGCACAGCCCGGGACCGTCGACGCCATCGCGTTCTCCCGTATCCAGTTGCGCGACACAGAACTTCGCCCCCTGCTGGTCGACGCACCCGGCACAGCAGTCCAGACCACCGACTTCACCGTCAATGGCAAACCGGTCGACGTCCGTTGACCGGCAGACTCGCAAGGAGCACCGTGACCACCTCTTGCACCGTCGTGCACGTCACCGAGTCGTTCGCCAGCGGTACCGCCGCGGCGATCCGCGACTTCGCACGCAACTACCCGTCCGCCGAACACCACCTCGTCTACGCGCGACGCACGGAGGCCGCGGTCAGCACAACGGAATTCGCCGGCTTCACCGCGACCGCGGAGCTCCCCGAGGGACACGC
Above is a window of Mycolicibacterium baixiangningiae DNA encoding:
- the cofD gene encoding 2-phospho-L-lactate transferase — translated: MKVTVLVGGVGGARFLLGVQRLLGLGQYAPDDPTDHELTAVVNVGDDTWMFGVRICPDLDTCMYTLGGGIDPERGWGHRDETWHAKEELAAYGVQPDWFGLGDRDLATHLVRSQMLRAGYPLSQVTEALCARWAPGARLLPASDDRSETHVVITDPDSGERRAIHFQEWWVRYRAKVPTHSFAFVGAEKATAAPGVTDAIADADVVLLAPSNPVVSIGSILAIPGIRGALRSTRAKIIGYSPIVAGKPLRGMADECLSVIGVPSTSEAVGRHYGARTGTGILDGWLIHEGDSAQIDGVAVDAVPLLMTDPAATAEMVRAGVRMAGVAL
- a CDS encoding coenzyme F420-0:L-glutamate ligase is translated as MTEHAPSEHGAAAAIELLPVPGLPEFRPGDDLAAALAAATPWLRDGDVVVVTSKVVSKCEGRIVTAPEDPDERDALRRKLVDDEAVRILARKGRTLITENAIGLIQAAAGVDGSNVDTGELALLPVDPDGSAARLRTGLAERLGVTVGVVITDTMGRAWRNGQIDAAIGAAGVSVLHGYAGARDAHGNELLVTEVAVADEIAAAADLVKGKLTGIPVAVVRGLSLADNGSTARDLLRPGEDDLFWLGTAEAMEAGRRQAQLLRRSVRRFSADPLAPELIEDAVAEALTAPAPHHTRPVRFVWVTDRTVRTRLLDRMADRWRADLSADGLTDEAVERRLARGQILYDATELVIPFLVPDGVHDYPDAARTEAEHTMFTVAVGAAVQALLVALAVRGVGSCWVGSTIFAADTVRAELDLPADWEPLGAVAVGYPADPEGPRDPADTQGLLVRR
- a CDS encoding NUDIX hydrolase, coding for MSLHSSAVDLLTDWVAPDPAQDSLRHAVLAFLAARPDGCLRACVPGHVTASALVLDHTGSRAVLTLHPRFGRWLQVGGHCEPDDADVVAAALREASEESGIDGLVIDPRLAAVHVHPVTCSLGVPTRHLDLQFLVHAPEGAQIARSDESLDLKWWPLDALPADTDFGLTQLAAAARRG
- the manB gene encoding mannose-1-phosphate guanylyltransferase, giving the protein MVNPAEVDAVVLVGGQGTRLRPLTLSAPKPMLPTAGLAFLTHLLSRIAEAGIEHVVLGTAYKADVFEAEFGDGSKLGLQIDYVFEDEPMGTGGAIANVSDKLRYDTAMVFNGDVLSGCDLRALLDSHESRNADVTLHLVRVGDPRAFGCVPTDDGGVVTAFLEKTQDPPTDQINAGCYVFKREVIDRIPRGRPVSVEREVFPGLLSAGLRVCGYVDATYWRDMGTPEDFVRGSSDLVRGIAPSPALPGRRGEHLVHDGASVAPGALLIGGTVVGRGAEIKAGARLDGAVIFDGADVGAGAVIERSIIGFGARIGPRALIRDAVIGDGADIGARCELLRGARVWPGVKIPDGGIRYSTDV
- a CDS encoding glycosyltransferase family 2 protein encodes the protein MSDGLVVVTVTYSPGPHLDRFLATLAHATDRPVSVVMADNGSTDGAPEQAVDRYPDATLLRTGGNLGYGTAVNRAVAAIAQDPDKDTVDPEFLIVANPDVQWGPRSIDLLLEAAARWPRAGALGPLIRDPDGSVYPSARHLPSLIRGGMHAVVGPFWRSNPWTAAYRQDRAEPSERPVGWLSGSCLLLRRSAFTQIGGFDERYFMYMEDVDLGDRLGNAGWLNVYVPSAEILHDKGHSTGRDPARNLAAHHRSTYTFLSDRYPHPWQAPLRAAMRGALAVRAGLVVRKARRMQAKGG
- the rfbD gene encoding dTDP-4-dehydrorhamnose reductase, translated to MPQRLVITGAGGMVGRILAAQAGRQQRDVLALSSADCDITDLSAVARHVSGGDVVVNCAAVTDVDAAEADPGRAHAVNAVGPGNLATVCARAGAGLIHISTDYVFSGDFGGAPPHPYEIDDVPAPLSVYGRSKLAGEQAVLDALPDAYVVRTAWVYEGADGGDFVAAMRRKALGGETVDVVADQTGSPTSAHDLVGALLEIADGGVRGPVLHAANSGEASRFDQARAVFETLGADPERVRPVGSDRFPRPARRPVYSALSGTGSAERGLTALRPWRDALVAAIQRGRDVPLPSTPCA
- a CDS encoding LCP family protein, with the translated sequence MPARVLRAVAVTVTLAVVLGTGVAWSRIRSFEEGINHISSPALGEGGEDGAIDILLVGSDSRTDAHGNPLSQEELATLRAGDDVSTNTDTIILIRVPNNGQSATAISIPRDSYVQAPDLGKMKINGVYGSVHLDRLKELVEEQGVDPAEAEPLAVEDGREALIKTVANLTGVTVDHYAEIGLLGFALITDALGGVDVCLKEPVYEPLSGADFPAGWQKLDGPQALSFVRQRHNLPRGDLDRVTRQQAVMASLAHEVISGKTLSSPATLGRLEAAVQRSVVLSDGWDIMDFVDQLQKLAAGNVAFSTIPVVREDGWSDDGMQSVVRVEPAAVQEWVTGLLDEQDEGKTEELAYTPDKTTVEVVNATDVNGLAASVSAVLAQKGFTPGPTGNYDSGPVDSSQVQAAKADDLGAQAISRDLGGLTVVEDGSVAPGTVRVVLSDDYTGPGSGLDGTDPTMLTADPAAAGVTDPSAPPPPPQIITAGSDDPECVS